In one Dehalogenimonas formicexedens genomic region, the following are encoded:
- a CDS encoding radical SAM protein encodes MKYYATGKQIVYPEDYNTKVMFLRKSEEWIRQKQSEGILESAYSFAAGGGFLIFNVSSHEELIKNLIDFPMYCLSEFKVEPLVTFEDNAELIIGEFKKLGVYHDGSALTRVYHIAYTPELKEICLFFWGCNIECRGCYCKRRIYSPMLPDFLGAHREDPTGIAPVPEKFLTIDELMAILDKYEFTSVVLEGQEAGLDPEFATITRLLHERYHSKNLLLSNGLQLPDLSHVDRVEIGIKAVSDHLNIDYTGVSNTLILENLDKLVAAGKDTFVESVYIPGYIDIDEIERIAEHVASVKNDMLFVILPYFKAGDNPWRRPTTAEMECAAEAARKHLSRVFFFRGDEELKYKVTSAFPVGLGEIQGNVSPPVLAAKEPDKIAA; translated from the coding sequence ATGAAATACTACGCCACCGGCAAACAGATAGTATATCCCGAGGACTACAATACCAAGGTCATGTTCCTGCGCAAAAGCGAGGAATGGATCAGGCAGAAGCAATCCGAAGGCATCCTGGAAAGCGCCTACAGCTTCGCTGCCGGCGGCGGTTTCTTGATCTTCAACGTGTCATCCCACGAAGAACTCATTAAAAACCTGATCGATTTCCCGATGTACTGCCTCTCCGAGTTCAAGGTAGAACCCCTGGTCACCTTCGAAGATAACGCGGAACTCATCATCGGTGAGTTCAAAAAGCTCGGGGTTTACCATGACGGATCGGCCCTGACCCGTGTTTACCACATCGCCTACACCCCGGAACTCAAGGAGATTTGCCTCTTCTTCTGGGGCTGCAACATCGAATGCCGCGGCTGTTACTGCAAGCGCCGCATCTACTCCCCGATGCTTCCCGACTTTTTAGGCGCTCACCGGGAAGATCCTACCGGTATCGCTCCGGTACCTGAGAAATTCCTGACTATCGATGAACTCATGGCAATCCTCGATAAATACGAATTCACCTCGGTCGTCTTGGAAGGGCAGGAAGCAGGCCTCGATCCTGAATTTGCCACCATCACCCGTTTGCTCCACGAACGGTATCATTCCAAGAATTTACTTCTCTCTAACGGACTGCAGCTGCCTGACCTGAGCCATGTGGACCGGGTGGAGATCGGCATCAAGGCTGTTTCCGATCATTTGAACATCGATTACACCGGGGTTTCCAACACCCTCATCCTTGAGAACCTGGATAAACTCGTGGCCGCTGGCAAAGACACCTTCGTCGAATCGGTCTATATTCCCGGCTACATCGATATCGACGAAATCGAGCGGATCGCCGAACATGTCGCTTCTGTCAAAAATGACATGCTCTTCGTCATCCTGCCTTACTTTAAGGCTGGTGATAACCCGTGGCGGCGTCCTACTACCGCCGAAATGGAATGCGCCGCTGAAGCCGCCAGGAAACACCTCAGCAGGGTCTTCTTCTTCAGGGGAGACGAGGAACTCAAATACAAAGTCACGAGTGCCTTCCCCGTCGGTCTTGGCGAGATCCAGGGGAATGTCTCCCCACCTGTCCTGGCCGCAAAGGAACCGGATAAAATCGCTGCCTAG
- a CDS encoding reductive dehalogenase — protein sequence MSIFHGTVSRRDFMKNLGLAGAGIGAAALVAPTFHDLDELAASSGAAPKRPWYVKERPLLNPTTEIDQSLLKRYDRRYQSQTTLCKSYYTETWARRDAAAAKGKAISDARTFETPGYTLRSRVMSSAALMRLDWAKSWTGPKATTTGTYSPSKTPSDLGTTKWTGTPEEASKMMNAALRYYGASHTGYAEFDDFWQGKMLTAYTTKGATAEYKGGTYESNLPTEKNSLKYTVENVPAPVDLESTEGKMVIPSSFRSVIWASPPVARQFLKTPNASKGYYTTSFPGPNGTGGTLSDFIYGGLHRFVRSLGYQSCSNTGHQTEIFNVNGAGVMVGGEESSRQQNYGLTPEFGPAQYPTTFVTDLELAPTNPIDAGMWKFCQTCGFCAINCPAGCIETAKGSNVATYEPPNFEGKARTFHNLGPKMLWNNYVRCQEYRSEASGCSQCWGYCTFSIDSAAMVHALVKQTISQTSLFNSFFATMGEKFGYGAMDNPEDWWDMNLPVMGIDTAGTATKGR from the coding sequence ATGTCTATATTCCACGGAACCGTATCCCGCCGTGATTTCATGAAAAATCTCGGCCTGGCCGGGGCTGGAATCGGCGCCGCCGCTTTAGTCGCGCCCACCTTCCATGACCTCGACGAACTTGCTGCTTCCAGCGGTGCCGCCCCCAAACGTCCCTGGTATGTTAAGGAACGCCCGTTGCTGAACCCGACTACAGAGATCGACCAGTCGCTCCTCAAGCGGTATGACCGGCGTTACCAGTCCCAGACCACCCTCTGCAAATCATACTATACCGAAACCTGGGCCCGCAGGGACGCGGCTGCCGCCAAAGGCAAGGCTATCTCCGACGCTCGTACCTTCGAGACCCCGGGCTACACCCTGCGGTCGAGAGTCATGTCCAGCGCAGCTCTGATGCGCCTCGACTGGGCGAAGAGCTGGACTGGTCCCAAAGCTACAACCACAGGAACCTATTCACCCTCCAAAACTCCCTCTGACCTCGGCACCACCAAGTGGACCGGCACCCCGGAAGAAGCCTCCAAGATGATGAACGCGGCTCTTCGGTATTACGGCGCCTCCCATACCGGTTACGCCGAATTCGATGACTTCTGGCAGGGCAAGATGTTGACTGCCTACACCACCAAGGGTGCTACTGCCGAGTACAAGGGCGGTACCTATGAGAGCAACCTTCCCACGGAGAAGAATTCCCTGAAGTACACCGTTGAGAATGTGCCCGCTCCCGTGGATCTGGAATCCACCGAAGGCAAGATGGTTATTCCCTCCAGCTTCAGGTCGGTCATCTGGGCCAGCCCGCCCGTTGCCCGCCAGTTCCTGAAGACCCCTAATGCATCCAAGGGCTACTACACTACCAGCTTCCCGGGTCCCAACGGCACAGGTGGCACCCTCTCCGACTTCATCTACGGCGGCCTGCACCGTTTCGTACGCAGCCTGGGCTACCAGAGCTGCTCCAACACCGGTCATCAGACCGAAATCTTCAATGTGAACGGCGCCGGCGTCATGGTTGGCGGTGAAGAATCATCCCGCCAGCAGAACTACGGCCTGACCCCGGAATTCGGCCCAGCTCAGTATCCGACCACCTTTGTTACTGATCTGGAGTTGGCGCCAACCAATCCGATCGACGCTGGCATGTGGAAATTCTGCCAGACCTGCGGCTTCTGCGCCATCAATTGCCCCGCCGGCTGTATCGAAACGGCCAAGGGCAGCAACGTCGCGACATACGAACCGCCAAACTTCGAGGGCAAAGCCCGCACCTTCCACAACCTCGGACCCAAGATGCTGTGGAACAACTATGTCCGCTGCCAGGAGTATCGCTCCGAGGCTTCCGGCTGCAGCCAGTGCTGGGGTTATTGCACCTTCTCCATCGATAGCGCCGCCATGGTCCACGCTCTGGTCAAGCAGACCATATCGCAGACCTCTCTTTTCAACAGTTTCTTTGCCACCATGGGCGAGAAATTTGGTTACGGCGCCATGGACAACCCGGAAGACTGGTGGGATATGAACCTCCCGGTCATGGGTATCGACACCGCCGGTACGGCGACAAAAGGCCGGTAA
- a CDS encoding adenosylcobalamin-dependent ribonucleoside-diphosphate reductase — MVLATQKDITPTLEPNALRVLEKRYLRRDRTGSIIESPAQMFRRVAGFVASAERGYNPKADVDGVADEFYRVMASLEFLPNSPTLLNAGTEAGQLASCFVLPVPDSLEETFDAVKYTAMIHKSGGGIGFNVSHIRPTGSAVGEHLDAAGGPVALIHVFAGAADYIRQGGVRRGCNSVVMSVTHPDILHFISAKSNPNTLTNFYNSVSVTDEFMARVRSGEDYTLVAPNTGEPVGKLNAAEVFNRIVDQAWFTGDPGLVFIDRINRDNPTPELGRLETITGCGEQALLPYESCNLGSINLAAMLKIENGSLCIDYERLGQLVPVAVRFLDDVIDVNRFPIPLVEQITRKTRKIGLGVMGFADMLIRLGVPYNSTKAIGIAEELMEFISRRAREASHQLAQERGVFPAWSGSIYEKRGLPMRNAACTTIAPTGTISIIAGVSSGIEPIFAAVFVRNILDGENLLEINPYFERVARERGFYTRELIEQLVTSNHLHIRKEVPEDVRKVFVTAHRVSPDWHVRIQAAFQRHIDNAVSKTVNFPKSATREDIARVFMMAFEQGLKGITVYRDQSRDLQPLCTSEEGMQLVDRMFVG; from the coding sequence ATGGTCCTGGCAACACAAAAAGATATCACGCCGACGCTCGAACCCAATGCCCTGCGGGTACTGGAGAAGCGTTATTTGCGCCGCGACCGGACAGGTAGCATCATCGAGTCGCCGGCGCAGATGTTCCGCCGGGTCGCCGGTTTTGTGGCATCGGCTGAGCGCGGTTATAACCCTAAAGCGGATGTCGATGGCGTTGCGGATGAATTTTACCGGGTCATGGCCTCTCTTGAATTCCTGCCCAATTCCCCCACCCTTCTGAACGCCGGAACCGAAGCCGGTCAGCTTGCATCGTGTTTTGTTCTGCCGGTACCAGATTCGCTGGAAGAAACCTTCGATGCCGTGAAATACACCGCCATGATCCACAAAAGCGGCGGCGGCATCGGCTTCAACGTGTCTCATATCAGGCCGACAGGCAGCGCCGTGGGTGAACATCTGGATGCTGCCGGTGGACCGGTCGCGCTTATCCATGTATTCGCCGGGGCGGCAGACTATATCCGGCAGGGTGGAGTAAGGCGCGGCTGCAATTCAGTTGTGATGAGTGTCACTCATCCTGACATCCTCCATTTCATTAGCGCCAAGAGCAACCCCAACACCTTGACCAATTTCTATAACTCAGTTTCGGTCACCGATGAGTTTATGGCCAGGGTTAGGTCAGGCGAGGATTATACGCTGGTTGCCCCTAATACCGGCGAACCAGTCGGGAAACTGAACGCGGCTGAAGTCTTCAATCGCATCGTCGACCAGGCCTGGTTTACCGGCGATCCCGGTCTTGTCTTCATCGATCGCATCAACCGCGACAACCCCACCCCGGAGCTCGGAAGGTTGGAAACAATCACAGGCTGCGGCGAACAGGCCTTGTTGCCTTACGAATCATGCAACCTCGGCTCCATTAACCTTGCCGCCATGCTGAAGATAGAAAATGGCTCGCTCTGCATTGATTACGAACGCCTTGGGCAATTGGTGCCGGTGGCCGTCCGTTTCCTTGATGACGTCATCGATGTCAACAGGTTCCCGATTCCCCTGGTCGAACAGATCACCAGGAAGACCAGGAAGATTGGGCTTGGAGTCATGGGTTTTGCCGATATGCTTATCAGGTTGGGTGTTCCGTACAACTCCACCAAAGCTATCGGGATCGCTGAAGAACTCATGGAGTTCATTTCCCGGCGAGCCCGGGAAGCTTCACACCAGTTAGCCCAGGAGCGCGGCGTCTTCCCTGCCTGGTCCGGCAGCATCTATGAAAAACGCGGCCTCCCCATGAGGAATGCCGCCTGTACCACTATCGCCCCGACCGGCACCATCTCCATTATTGCCGGAGTGTCTTCCGGCATCGAGCCGATCTTTGCGGCAGTCTTCGTCCGGAACATTCTCGACGGTGAAAACCTGCTGGAGATCAACCCGTATTTTGAGAGAGTGGCCCGCGAGCGCGGCTTCTACACCCGGGAACTTATCGAGCAATTGGTGACCTCAAACCACCTCCACATTCGGAAAGAGGTCCCCGAGGACGTACGAAAAGTCTTCGTCACCGCCCATCGGGTTTCGCCCGACTGGCACGTCCGCATCCAGGCGGCGTTCCAAAGGCACATCGATAATGCTGTCAGTAAGACGGTCAATTTCCCCAAAAGTGCCACCCGGGAGGACATCGCCCGCGTTTTTATGATGGCTTTCGAGCAGGGTTTAAAGGGCATTACCGTTTACCGGGACCAGAGCCGGGACCTTCAACCACTATGCACCAGTGAAGAAGGCATGCAACTCGTCGACCGAATGTTCGTTGGGTAA
- a CDS encoding DUF2795 domain-containing protein has protein sequence MTFPATKPEVLANAEKNAAPDNVMAFFNNRLPLRNFRSVGDVSFTVFTSSYFFGQD, from the coding sequence TTGACTTTTCCGGCTACTAAGCCGGAGGTCCTGGCCAACGCCGAGAAAAATGCCGCGCCGGATAATGTTATGGCCTTTTTCAATAACCGTTTGCCCCTCCGTAATTTCCGATCTGTCGGAGATGTGAGTTTCACCGTGTTTACCAGTTCGTACTTTTTTGGACAGGATTGA
- a CDS encoding response regulator, whose protein sequence is MKVWAATCDSAVLDLLNTAVRMRWPSSGRLIVPSSFTRESWTGARDCDLAVVDTSIASIDPCCLIQSVKNDTNIPILVLSDPKSDQTLTARALASGAEDYLFKPVEIIDMIFHMEAAAQIRLAK, encoded by the coding sequence ATGAAAGTATGGGCGGCAACCTGTGATTCAGCGGTCCTTGATCTTCTTAACACCGCCGTAAGAATGCGTTGGCCCAGTTCCGGGCGATTGATCGTCCCCAGTTCGTTTACCCGGGAATCATGGACCGGCGCCCGGGATTGCGATCTGGCTGTCGTCGATACCAGCATAGCAAGTATCGACCCGTGCTGTCTCATTCAATCGGTAAAGAACGATACCAATATACCAATTCTTGTTTTGTCCGACCCTAAAAGTGATCAAACACTTACCGCTAGGGCGCTGGCGAGCGGGGCAGAGGATTATTTATTTAAGCCTGTCGAGATAATCGACATGATTTTTCACATGGAAGCCGCCGCCCAGATAAGGCTGGCCAAATGA
- a CDS encoding DUF502 domain-containing protein codes for MAEPEMTTHNGTAWLQNIGRTFLAGLVVILPGALIFLGIVWLFDIADGILRPLVNLIFGRSFPGLGILLTLILILIVGVVTSNTIGDSIVRFGEYLVQRLPVLGQIYSGAKQAVQAISVPGAFRGGFRKVIILEYPRKGVFTLGFITNKVKDLDGSPFVTVFLPTTPLPHTGMWILASRDQILDTDVSFLKAIEMTISWGILSPKQISMRRSGDVRSPGMR; via the coding sequence TTGGCTGAACCGGAAATGACGACACATAACGGCACTGCCTGGCTTCAAAACATCGGGCGAACCTTCCTTGCCGGCCTGGTAGTCATTTTGCCTGGCGCGCTGATTTTCCTCGGAATTGTCTGGCTATTCGATATTGCCGACGGTATCCTCCGGCCCCTGGTTAACCTCATTTTCGGTCGTAGCTTCCCCGGCCTCGGCATTTTGCTGACGCTAATACTGATCCTCATTGTGGGGGTTGTAACATCAAATACCATCGGGGACAGCATTGTCAGGTTCGGTGAATATCTGGTTCAACGGCTTCCGGTGCTGGGACAGATTTATTCCGGAGCCAAACAGGCGGTTCAGGCCATCTCAGTCCCCGGGGCCTTCAGAGGCGGCTTCCGGAAGGTCATTATTCTTGAATATCCCCGGAAAGGGGTTTTCACCCTGGGGTTCATCACCAATAAGGTCAAGGATCTTGACGGTAGCCCGTTCGTGACCGTATTCCTGCCCACCACCCCTTTACCCCACACCGGAATGTGGATTCTTGCCTCCAGGGATCAGATCCTCGATACTGACGTATCGTTTCTTAAAGCGATCGAAATGACCATTTCCTGGGGAATATTATCGCCAAAGCAGATCTCGATGCGTAGATCGGGCGATGTCAGATCACCGGGAATGAGATAA
- a CDS encoding MDR family MFS transporter: MVTIIGVLNSASFSLSLPFLSLYLNTQRGVSMVMVGLIILGSGLIASAAQMAAGMMSDRIGRRPIILVSMALAGSLFVVMAILINAVAPVWAIVAVYFLVRCGLMAARPATQALIVDLMPKARLAEGYGILRMGQNLGFGFGPAIGGYFWAITSYAWLFVGAAVISGICLFVTVTHLKESHVGGGTEQVSFAAALSTAKDRTFLVFTIISVIAFMGLGQFISTMSVYTVERVGFSTVQYGSLLTLNAIMVVLLQYPATRWIGKLDKATALLLGMSVYTLGYLSMGFVGPYGMALGAMAIITVGEVLFSPMSMAVVGELSPKSWRGRYQGFYGLSETLGVSLGPTLGGFLLDSTAPDGRLSVWLPIASVIMFAGLAFYAWGKKLRPSAAGAMATQD; this comes from the coding sequence ATGGTTACGATCATCGGCGTGCTGAACTCGGCCAGTTTTTCTCTTTCACTCCCGTTCCTGTCGCTCTACCTCAATACTCAACGCGGCGTGTCGATGGTGATGGTGGGATTGATCATCCTCGGGAGTGGCTTGATAGCCTCGGCAGCCCAGATGGCGGCCGGTATGATGTCGGACAGAATCGGCAGGAGACCGATCATCCTGGTGAGTATGGCACTGGCGGGGTCGCTGTTCGTGGTCATGGCGATTCTGATCAACGCGGTCGCCCCGGTATGGGCTATCGTTGCCGTCTATTTCCTGGTGCGCTGCGGGCTTATGGCGGCACGGCCGGCTACGCAAGCACTAATTGTTGATCTGATGCCGAAAGCCCGGTTAGCCGAAGGTTACGGCATCCTTCGCATGGGGCAAAACCTGGGCTTCGGATTCGGCCCGGCGATCGGGGGATATTTCTGGGCGATTACATCTTACGCCTGGCTGTTCGTCGGCGCCGCGGTTATCAGCGGCATCTGCCTTTTTGTCACCGTTACCCATCTCAAAGAAAGTCACGTTGGCGGCGGGACCGAACAGGTTAGTTTTGCTGCCGCCCTGTCCACGGCCAAGGACAGGACGTTTTTGGTCTTCACCATCATCAGTGTCATCGCTTTCATGGGTCTCGGCCAGTTCATTAGTACGATGTCCGTTTATACGGTGGAACGAGTCGGTTTTTCTACCGTCCAGTACGGCTCTCTTTTGACTTTGAACGCGATAATGGTGGTGCTGCTGCAGTATCCCGCCACCAGATGGATAGGCAAACTGGACAAAGCGACGGCGCTGCTTCTGGGTATGTCCGTGTACACCCTGGGATATCTTTCAATGGGTTTCGTCGGCCCCTACGGAATGGCCCTGGGTGCGATGGCTATCATCACCGTGGGCGAGGTTTTGTTTTCTCCGATGTCGATGGCGGTGGTAGGTGAGTTGTCGCCGAAGAGCTGGCGGGGACGCTACCAGGGTTTTTACGGGTTATCGGAGACCCTGGGGGTATCTCTGGGACCGACGCTCGGCGGGTTCTTGCTCGATTCAACGGCGCCAGACGGGCGGTTGTCGGTCTGGCTGCCTATCGCTTCGGTTATCATGTTCGCCGGCCTGGCTTTTTACGCCTGGGGTAAGAAATTGAGGCCTTCGGCTGCCGGCGCAATGGCAACTCAGGACTAG
- a CDS encoding response regulator transcription factor, with protein sequence MKILIVEDDGAIVELVSLCLRVSWPDSRIVFTGLAQEGIELADKENPDLIILDLGLPDKSGLEMLKEVRAHSSVPVIILTVRDEESDVVRGLELGADDYITKPFRQMEFVSRAKALLRRQRAGDSGSPISLGQFHFSASRRQITCGEQSVKLTTTEGKMLYCLAQNMGKPVSHNDLSMSIWGEIPADAANSIRVHMRNLRQKLGAIGMQGSIMTKSGTGYLIKK encoded by the coding sequence ATGAAAATCTTGATCGTGGAAGATGACGGCGCCATCGTCGAACTGGTGAGTCTGTGCCTGCGGGTGAGTTGGCCTGATTCCCGGATTGTGTTTACCGGGCTCGCCCAGGAGGGCATCGAACTTGCCGACAAGGAAAACCCCGACCTGATCATTCTTGACCTCGGTCTGCCTGATAAAAGCGGCCTGGAGATGTTGAAAGAGGTCCGCGCCCATTCGAGTGTTCCGGTAATAATCCTTACCGTACGTGACGAAGAGTCGGATGTGGTTCGGGGATTGGAGCTGGGAGCCGACGATTACATCACCAAACCGTTCCGCCAGATGGAATTTGTCTCCCGCGCCAAGGCTCTGCTGCGCCGCCAGCGGGCAGGTGACAGCGGCTCACCGATTTCTCTGGGACAGTTCCATTTTTCTGCCTCACGCCGGCAGATCACCTGTGGCGAGCAGAGCGTTAAGCTGACCACCACCGAAGGCAAAATGCTGTATTGCCTGGCCCAGAACATGGGCAAACCCGTTTCCCATAACGACCTTTCGATGTCTATCTGGGGTGAGATTCCGGCGGATGCCGCCAATTCCATCCGGGTACACATGCGCAATCTTCGGCAGAAACTCGGAGCTATCGGTATGCAGGGCTCCATCATGACCAAATCCGGTACCGGTTACCTGATAAAAAAATGA
- a CDS encoding PAS domain-containing sensor histidine kinase, whose amino-acid sequence MLHSGQTLETAYKFLAIANRHVEIRPLLVEFLAEFKGLTGCSAVGILVLDGEQNTECAVFEGFCQDSFKLENFPVTGIDRRICTDVIAGTTDPSKPFYTEIGSFFINRRSDFRATVSDDEKGQPRNDCNAHGYESVALIPIRSGTSIFGLIHVADMRENMVPASLVGELEKIGLVLGNAIQRVRLTQSLRDSEQRFRALFDNTGDAIILWEVPDSGGETRVIESNQVACDRYGYTRDEMLRLTARDLNTPESYAKTNVSSETFQRTGHLTVQLVHRTKSGQPIPSEVAAHRFELNGKPVILSVIRDIRKRLEQEAEIRSLAAFALSNPSPILRLSNKGVILFANPAAVPLLREWRVSIGDVLPSPWPERASNNWKTGEEFETEIEIGGTAYALTLFPDKENGFLNLYGLDITSRKTVERQLKESLDRLEKLNNSLPDAIFVVRRPGNRIEYVNRRVIEMYGYAAEQCLGRTPGFLFPDRASYLAQSRRLSVAIRGGKAAEGLRTETFQRRESGEVFPCELIQTFQSHPDGSLSTINIVRDTTEQRNSQAEIERYQHRLEDMVAVRTQALGSEIIQRQKAENDLRLLFDREQTLSSALRQQIEERSLYTRALVHELKTPLTPLLTASDYLEASLTDETARRFAHNIKAGARNMEKRINELLDLARGEVGTLRLTYRSFDLVGLLAKIAEYVQPEAAHRGIHLELDLPQTPIQISADPDRLRQVVSNLLSNAFKFCRKGGHVKISVRPEADGPLIAVADDGTGISTADLPHIFEAYHRGQNTDKKRLGGLGLGLALAKMFVELHGGQIWLKSAIGKGSTFYFKVPCSKS is encoded by the coding sequence ATGCTCCATTCAGGACAGACACTGGAAACCGCCTACAAGTTTCTTGCGATCGCTAACCGGCATGTCGAGATCAGACCACTGCTGGTTGAATTCCTTGCAGAGTTCAAAGGACTGACCGGTTGCTCTGCGGTTGGAATCTTGGTGCTGGATGGAGAGCAGAACACCGAATGCGCCGTTTTCGAAGGATTCTGCCAGGATTCCTTCAAACTCGAAAACTTTCCGGTGACTGGTATTGACCGGCGCATATGCACCGATGTTATCGCCGGCACTACTGATCCTTCGAAACCGTTTTATACCGAAATAGGCTCTTTCTTCATAAACCGGAGGAGCGATTTTCGGGCCACGGTTTCGGATGATGAAAAGGGTCAGCCCCGCAATGACTGCAATGCTCACGGCTATGAATCTGTCGCTCTGATTCCGATAAGATCGGGGACATCGATATTTGGCCTGATCCACGTGGCAGACATGCGTGAAAACATGGTCCCGGCCAGTCTGGTCGGCGAGCTTGAAAAGATCGGCCTCGTGCTGGGCAATGCCATCCAGAGGGTGCGTCTTACCCAGTCGCTCCGCGATAGCGAACAGCGCTTCCGTGCCCTCTTCGATAACACTGGCGATGCCATCATCCTCTGGGAGGTTCCTGATTCCGGCGGTGAAACCCGGGTTATCGAGTCAAACCAGGTCGCCTGCGATAGATACGGTTACACCCGCGATGAGATGCTTCGGTTGACGGCTCGCGACCTCAACACGCCTGAAAGTTATGCAAAGACCAACGTCAGCTCCGAGACGTTCCAGAGGACCGGGCATTTGACCGTCCAACTCGTTCACCGCACCAAATCGGGACAACCCATACCGTCGGAGGTGGCCGCCCATAGGTTCGAACTGAACGGCAAACCGGTAATATTATCTGTAATTCGCGACATCAGAAAAAGATTGGAACAGGAAGCCGAGATCCGCAGTTTAGCCGCTTTTGCGCTGTCCAACCCAAGCCCGATCCTTCGGCTTTCAAATAAAGGAGTGATCCTTTTTGCGAATCCTGCCGCGGTACCGCTTCTCCGGGAGTGGCGAGTCAGTATTGGCGATGTCCTTCCTTCTCCGTGGCCTGAACGGGCCTCAAACAATTGGAAAACCGGAGAAGAATTCGAAACGGAGATTGAGATCGGCGGTACGGCCTACGCCCTGACTCTGTTTCCGGACAAAGAAAACGGTTTCCTGAACCTCTACGGTCTTGACATCACCAGCCGAAAAACGGTTGAGCGGCAACTTAAGGAGAGCCTGGACCGGCTGGAAAAATTGAACAATTCCTTGCCCGATGCTATTTTTGTCGTCCGGCGGCCGGGGAATCGCATTGAATACGTCAATCGCCGGGTGATAGAAATGTATGGTTATGCCGCCGAGCAGTGCCTCGGACGGACTCCCGGCTTCCTGTTTCCAGATCGTGCTTCGTACCTGGCTCAATCGCGCCGCCTTTCTGTGGCGATTCGCGGTGGAAAAGCTGCCGAAGGACTTCGCACTGAGACGTTTCAGCGCCGAGAGAGTGGAGAGGTTTTCCCTTGCGAATTGATCCAAACCTTTCAAAGTCACCCCGACGGTTCGCTCTCAACCATTAACATCGTCCGTGACACCACGGAGCAAAGAAACTCCCAGGCAGAGATAGAGCGCTACCAGCACCGGCTTGAGGATATGGTTGCGGTTAGGACACAGGCATTAGGTTCGGAGATAATCCAGCGGCAGAAAGCCGAGAATGATTTACGCCTGCTCTTCGACAGGGAACAAACCCTCTCAAGCGCCCTCAGGCAGCAGATTGAAGAGCGTTCGCTCTACACCCGGGCGCTGGTGCATGAGCTCAAAACCCCCTTAACTCCGCTCTTGACCGCTTCCGATTATCTTGAGGCCAGCCTGACTGATGAAACAGCCCGCCGCTTTGCCCACAACATCAAAGCCGGCGCCCGGAATATGGAAAAACGGATCAACGAACTGCTGGACCTCGCGCGAGGTGAAGTCGGCACGCTTCGTCTCACCTATCGTTCTTTCGATCTTGTAGGCCTCCTGGCAAAGATCGCGGAATACGTCCAGCCTGAAGCCGCTCACCGCGGGATCCATCTTGAACTGGACTTACCCCAGACGCCGATCCAGATCAGCGCCGATCCCGACCGTTTGCGCCAGGTGGTATCTAATCTCCTGTCTAACGCGTTCAAGTTCTGCCGCAAAGGCGGCCATGTCAAAATATCGGTCCGCCCAGAGGCTGACGGACCCTTAATCGCGGTAGCCGATGACGGCACCGGTATATCGACCGCTGACCTTCCCCATATTTTCGAGGCGTATCATCGCGGACAGAATACCGATAAAAAACGCCTCGGCGGTCTTGGGTTGGGCCTTGCCCTGGCGAAAATGTTCGTGGAATTGCACGGCGGTCAGATCTGGCTGAAAAGCGCCATAGGTAAAGGCAGCACTTTTTATTTCAAGGTACCCTGTAGTAAATCGTAA